The following proteins are co-located in the Trichormus variabilis 0441 genome:
- a CDS encoding LLM class flavin-dependent oxidoreductase has translation MTKKKQIKLGAFLPGSGHHVAAWRHPESQADGGLNFQHYKRLAQTAERGKFDMVFLADGLAVWDRGQGKEAFSRSGQFSVHFEPLTLLSALSVVTENIGLVATASTTYEEPFHIARKFASLDYLSGGRAGWNVVTSSAEAAAQNFSKEEHLEHAIRYERAIEFLQVTSKLWDSWEDDAFILDKESGIYFEHDKLHIPNHKGKHFSVRGPLNVARPIQGYPVIVQAGSSLPGKELAAQTAEAIFTAQQTLAEAQAFYSDVKGKLAKYGRSPDHLKIMPGVFPVIGRTEEEAKEKYQVLQDLIHPSVGLGLLSGLVGGHDLSQYPLDGPLPDLPDTNAGKSRLQLITDLARRENLTIRQLYLWIAGARGHRTILGTPEQIADQLEDWFGNDAADGFNIMPPWLPGGLDEFVDLVVPELQRRGLFRTEYEGRTLRENLGLPRPVNQFTQVASPELAGASK, from the coding sequence ATGACTAAGAAAAAACAAATTAAACTCGGTGCATTCTTACCAGGTTCCGGTCATCACGTAGCAGCTTGGCGACACCCCGAATCCCAAGCAGATGGGGGGTTAAATTTCCAGCATTACAAACGGCTGGCGCAGACTGCTGAACGAGGCAAATTTGATATGGTATTCCTCGCCGATGGTCTAGCCGTCTGGGATCGTGGACAGGGGAAAGAAGCCTTTAGTCGGTCGGGACAATTTAGTGTCCACTTTGAACCCTTAACTTTATTATCAGCCCTATCCGTAGTTACGGAAAATATTGGCTTAGTAGCCACTGCATCCACCACCTACGAAGAACCCTTTCACATCGCCCGTAAGTTCGCTTCATTAGATTATTTAAGTGGTGGTCGTGCGGGGTGGAACGTTGTCACCTCCTCTGCTGAAGCCGCAGCCCAAAATTTCAGCAAAGAAGAACATCTAGAACACGCCATTCGCTACGAACGAGCCATAGAGTTTTTACAAGTAACCAGCAAGCTTTGGGATAGCTGGGAAGATGACGCTTTTATCCTCGATAAAGAATCGGGGATTTATTTTGAGCATGACAAGCTGCACATTCCCAACCACAAAGGCAAACATTTCTCAGTGCGTGGCCCTTTAAATGTAGCTCGTCCCATCCAAGGCTATCCGGTGATTGTGCAAGCTGGCTCATCGTTACCTGGAAAGGAATTAGCAGCGCAAACAGCCGAGGCAATTTTCACCGCCCAGCAAACTTTGGCAGAAGCTCAAGCATTTTATTCTGATGTCAAGGGGAAACTGGCAAAATACGGACGTTCACCAGACCACCTGAAAATTATGCCTGGGGTCTTCCCTGTGATTGGTAGAACTGAGGAAGAAGCGAAGGAGAAATACCAAGTTCTGCAAGATTTGATTCATCCTTCCGTTGGCTTAGGATTGCTCTCTGGCTTGGTTGGTGGACATGACTTGTCACAATATCCTTTAGACGGGCCATTGCCAGATTTACCAGATACCAACGCTGGTAAGAGCCGCTTGCAGTTAATTACTGACTTGGCGCGCAGAGAAAATTTAACCATCCGTCAACTATATTTATGGATTGCTGGCGCAAGGGGACACCGCACCATCTTAGGTACACCAGAGCAAATTGCTGACCAGTTAGAAGACTGGTTTGGCAACGATGCAGCCGACGGATTTAATATTATGCCGCCTTGGCTTCCTGGTGGTTTGGATGAGTTTGTCGATTTGGTAGTCCCTGAATTGCAACGCCGGGGCTTGTTCCGCACCGAGTATGAAGGACGGACTCTGCGGGAGAATTTGGGTTTACCACGTCCGGTTAACCAGTTTACCCAAGTTGCGTCTCCTGAATTAGCAGGTGCTAGTAAGTAG
- a CDS encoding DMT family transporter produces MRVLFSEHLVLGVFVLGGYVKPDLPNSFLLMFMRMLLVVPLMATLALKLYPSAGKEIQDLFRRERFDVLIQAVGCGILMFVYIAALYVAIGLIPTGIALTLFFTYPVFTALLAWKFFGDRPTLFRWLVMSMILIGGVLTIPQSSTSYSSNTVAIGIFASLSAGVIYAFYNIIAQKCLEKFHPVPFTWISFTSTLLLSGVNLLIFSPSSSQLDWTPLWIGSIFSGVISFIGHILNNLGIRMIGATKASIVGSSSPALTALVAWITINESLNLIQSLGIAVVTLGIALLSAEGFFHQRSPS; encoded by the coding sequence GTGCGAGTTTTGTTTTCCGAACATCTCGTACTTGGTGTATTTGTCTTAGGTGGATATGTGAAACCGGATTTGCCAAATTCTTTTTTGCTGATGTTTATGCGAATGTTGCTGGTAGTTCCACTCATGGCAACTCTAGCATTGAAGTTATATCCATCGGCGGGGAAAGAAATTCAAGACTTATTCAGGCGGGAACGTTTCGATGTTCTCATCCAAGCTGTGGGCTGTGGAATACTAATGTTTGTGTATATTGCTGCACTTTACGTTGCTATTGGCTTAATTCCCACAGGTATCGCCCTGACTTTGTTCTTTACCTATCCAGTATTTACAGCACTGCTGGCTTGGAAGTTTTTTGGCGATCGCCCCACACTCTTTCGATGGCTAGTTATGAGTATGATCCTCATAGGCGGTGTGTTGACAATACCCCAATCTTCTACCAGTTATAGCAGTAATACAGTGGCGATCGGCATTTTCGCTAGTCTCAGCGCTGGTGTGATTTATGCCTTTTATAACATCATCGCCCAAAAATGTCTGGAAAAATTCCATCCTGTTCCTTTCACTTGGATCAGTTTTACCTCTACTCTGTTGCTTTCTGGTGTGAACTTACTAATTTTCTCCCCTTCCAGTTCTCAACTTGATTGGACACCTCTGTGGATTGGCAGTATTTTTTCTGGTGTGATTAGTTTTATTGGACACATATTAAATAACTTAGGGATTCGCATGATTGGCGCAACTAAAGCGTCTATCGTCGGCTCTAGTAGTCCAGCTTTGACAGCCTTAGTCGCCTGGATAACGATTAACGAAAGTTTAAACCTGATTCAAAGTTTGGGAATTGCTGTTGTGACTTTAGGAATTGCATTGCTCAGTGCAGAAGGCTTTTTTCATCAGCGTAGCCCATCATAG
- a CDS encoding DJ-1/PfpI family protein codes for MTTAQPTSSLSIGIVLFPNVTQLDFTAPYEVFNRLPNTKLYLLSETLEPIRSDGGLTFLPDTTFAESPLVDLLFVPGGSGIDVKLEDKKFLAFLKTQGEQARYVTSVCTGALLLAAAGLLQGYRATTHWLYLDLLELLGVEVVKQRVVIDRNRITGGGVTAGIDFGLVIAGELFTEAIAQSIQLAIEYNPQPPFESGSPETAPEYIINSVKATSKNRLDSRRQIIQKIVAESSISISQK; via the coding sequence GTGACCACTGCACAACCAACCTCTTCCCTATCTATTGGTATCGTACTATTCCCCAATGTGACACAGTTAGATTTCACCGCTCCCTACGAAGTCTTTAACCGACTACCAAACACAAAACTATATCTGCTGTCTGAGACTCTAGAACCTATAAGGAGTGATGGCGGACTCACTTTTTTGCCTGACACCACATTTGCCGAGTCGCCACTTGTAGATTTGTTGTTCGTCCCAGGAGGGAGCGGTATTGATGTCAAACTAGAAGACAAGAAATTTCTCGCCTTTCTGAAAACTCAAGGTGAACAAGCCCGTTATGTGACATCTGTTTGTACTGGTGCGCTACTGTTGGCGGCGGCTGGGTTACTCCAAGGGTATCGCGCCACTACTCACTGGCTCTACCTAGATTTGTTGGAATTACTGGGAGTTGAAGTAGTCAAACAGAGAGTTGTCATTGATCGCAATCGGATTACAGGGGGAGGTGTAACAGCAGGAATCGACTTTGGACTAGTTATAGCTGGGGAATTATTCACAGAAGCGATCGCCCAATCAATTCAACTAGCCATAGAATACAATCCCCAACCACCCTTTGAAAGCGGTTCGCCGGAAACTGCACCAGAGTACATCATCAACAGCGTCAAAGCTACTAGCAAAAATCGTCTAGATAGCCGTCGGCAAATCATCCAAAAGATAGTTGCTGAATCATCAATTTCTATATCTCAAAAGTAA
- a CDS encoding HAD family hydrolase, producing the protein MLNHQFLYLKSNTPTPYTLTPLHPPEKMPYSAILFDLDGTLTDPKLGITRCIQYALSELGYKPPDADELLWCIGPPIKESFSRLLETSDNGLIDQAIALYRRRFSTIGLFENSLYPQIIDILQKIRFAGYQTFVATSKPHIYAKQIIEHFDLSLLFDAVYGSELDGTRTVKGELIQHILITENLTPSTVVMVGDRQHDIIGAKLHNLTAIGVTYGYGTEEELKTHGADLIAHSPEEIKKLLVHSS; encoded by the coding sequence TTGCTGAATCATCAATTTCTATATCTCAAAAGTAACACCCCCACACCCTACACCCTCACACCCCTACACCCTCCCGAAAAAATGCCTTATTCCGCCATTTTGTTTGATTTAGATGGGACTTTGACAGACCCCAAATTGGGTATTACTCGCTGTATTCAGTATGCGTTATCGGAATTAGGTTACAAACCACCTGATGCTGATGAGTTGCTATGGTGTATCGGCCCTCCCATTAAAGAGAGTTTTTCTCGGCTACTGGAAACTTCAGATAACGGCTTGATTGATCAGGCGATCGCCCTTTATCGTCGTCGTTTTTCGACGATTGGATTATTTGAAAATTCCCTTTATCCCCAAATTATAGATATTCTCCAAAAGATCAGATTTGCTGGTTATCAAACTTTTGTCGCAACTTCTAAACCTCACATTTATGCAAAGCAAATTATTGAACATTTTGATTTATCGTTGCTTTTCGATGCTGTTTATGGTAGCGAACTTGATGGAACAAGAACTGTGAAAGGTGAGTTGATTCAGCATATTTTAATCACAGAAAATCTTACACCTTCTACTGTGGTCATGGTAGGCGATCGCCAACACGATATCATCGGAGCCAAGCTGCACAATTTGACGGCAATTGGTGTGACTTATGGCTATGGAACTGAGGAGGAATTAAAAACTCACGGTGCTGATTTAATTGCCCATTCTCCAGAGGAAATTAAAAAATTATTAGTTCATAGCTCTTAA